One Oscillatoria salina IIICB1 genomic region harbors:
- the speA gene encoding biosynthetic arginine decarboxylase has product MNSSSVLGRKNHHSGESHSDSSKFNWTIEDSEKLYRIASWGEPYFSINAAGHVTVSPQGDRGGSLDLLELVEALKLRNVGLPLLIRFSDILADRIERLHACFAKAIARYNYPGTYRGVYPVKCNQHRHLLEALVEFGKPYQFGVEAGSKPELAIALATLEPVSNYLDNSPNTLLICNGYKDREYIETALLATRLGHFPVIVIEQLEELPLVIDIAQKLCINPVLGVRAKLSTQGTGRWGKSSGDRAKFGLTIPQILSVVNQLAAAEMLNCLQLLHFHIGSQISNISVIKDAIREASQIYVQLTKLGAKMQYLDVGGGLGVDYDGSKTNFHASKNYNMQNYANDIVAEVKEACEETQIAAPVLISESGRAIASHQSVLIFDVLGTNDVPSQPPQPIAEKEHLIIRNLWETYTAINSENYQEAYHDAIQFKEEAISLFNFGYLSLAERARAEQLYWACCQQILEISRQQEYVPDDLEDLEKIMASIYYINLSVFQSAPDTWAIDQLFPIMPIHRLNEEPTQRGILADLTCDSDGKIDQFIDLRDIKDILELHPLVNKSETKPETVSASPSKQPYYLGMFLVGAYQEIMGNLHNLFGDTNAVHISMTPKGYQIEHLVKGDTVAEVLGYVQYNAEDLLERIRRRTEQALQENRITIAESQRLLQNYERSLNNYTYLSS; this is encoded by the coding sequence ATGAATTCAAGTTCTGTTTTAGGTAGGAAAAATCATCACTCTGGGGAGTCTCACTCAGATTCGAGTAAATTTAATTGGACAATAGAAGATAGCGAGAAACTCTATCGCATCGCTAGTTGGGGAGAACCTTATTTTTCGATTAATGCTGCGGGTCATGTTACTGTTTCTCCTCAAGGCGATCGCGGTGGTTCTCTGGATTTGTTAGAGTTGGTGGAAGCGTTGAAATTGCGTAATGTGGGGCTACCGTTACTAATTCGTTTTTCCGATATTCTCGCCGATCGCATTGAACGTTTGCACGCTTGTTTTGCTAAGGCGATCGCCCGTTATAATTATCCGGGTACTTATCGTGGCGTGTATCCGGTCAAATGTAACCAGCATCGCCATTTACTCGAAGCTTTGGTCGAATTTGGCAAACCGTATCAATTTGGCGTTGAAGCGGGTTCTAAGCCCGAATTAGCGATCGCTTTAGCGACTCTGGAACCTGTCTCTAATTATCTGGATAACTCACCTAATACTTTACTGATTTGCAACGGCTACAAAGACCGAGAATACATCGAAACGGCATTATTAGCGACGCGGTTGGGACACTTCCCAGTAATTGTCATCGAACAGTTAGAAGAATTACCCCTAGTGATTGACATAGCCCAAAAATTATGTATCAATCCAGTATTAGGCGTGAGAGCGAAACTGAGTACCCAAGGGACAGGTAGATGGGGAAAATCTAGTGGCGATCGCGCTAAATTTGGTTTAACGATTCCCCAAATTTTGTCAGTTGTCAATCAACTCGCAGCCGCCGAAATGTTAAACTGCTTGCAATTACTACACTTTCACATCGGTTCGCAAATTTCCAACATCAGCGTCATCAAAGATGCAATTCGCGAAGCAAGTCAAATTTACGTCCAACTAACAAAATTAGGCGCAAAAATGCAATATCTTGATGTTGGTGGTGGATTAGGAGTTGACTACGACGGCTCAAAAACCAACTTCCACGCCTCAAAAAACTACAATATGCAAAACTACGCTAACGATATTGTCGCCGAAGTCAAAGAAGCTTGTGAAGAAACACAAATAGCCGCACCTGTGTTAATAAGTGAAAGTGGAAGAGCGATCGCATCTCATCAATCTGTACTTATTTTCGATGTTCTCGGTACCAATGACGTACCCTCTCAACCACCGCAACCCATCGCAGAAAAAGAACATCTCATCATTCGCAATCTTTGGGAAACCTACACCGCAATTAACTCAGAAAACTACCAAGAAGCTTATCACGACGCAATTCAATTCAAAGAAGAAGCCATCAGCCTATTTAATTTCGGCTATCTGAGTTTAGCAGAACGAGCCAGGGCAGAACAGTTATACTGGGCTTGTTGTCAGCAAATTCTCGAAATCAGTCGTCAACAAGAATACGTTCCCGACGACTTGGAAGACCTAGAAAAAATTATGGCATCAATTTACTACATTAACCTTTCCGTCTTCCAATCCGCACCCGATACCTGGGCGATCGATCAACTCTTTCCCATCATGCCCATTCATCGACTCAATGAAGAACCTACCCAAAGAGGGATTTTAGCAGACCTTACTTGCGATAGCGACGGCAAAATCGACCAATTTATCGACCTTCGAGACATCAAAGACATTTTAGAACTGCATCCGCTTGTCAATAAATCCGAGACAAAACCAGAAACAGTTTCAGCTTCTCCCTCTAAACAACCTTACTACCTCGGAATGTTTCTTGTCGGCGCATACCAAGAAATCATGGGTAACTTACACAACCTCTTTGGTGATACCAACGCCGTTCATATCAGTATGACACCCAAAGGATATCAAATCGAGCATCTTGTCAAGGGAGATACAGTTGCAGAAGTCTTAGGCTACGTTCAATATAACGCCGAAGACCTATTAGAGCGAATTCGTCGCCGAACCGAACAAGCTTTACAAGAAAATCGGATTACAATTGCAGAATCCCAGCGTTTGCTACAAAACTACGAACGCAGTTTAAATAACTACACTTATCTTAGTTCTTAG